A genomic region of Corallococcus macrosporus contains the following coding sequences:
- a CDS encoding serine hydrolase, with product MRRSLPRLVLAAVLFSQGGAALAAEGTKKPATQWLASPAQAARAARVEAGLAPVVIEGEKPQSLTLPQWMALYRIPGLSVAVFDKHAVVWARTYGVKEAGGLEPVTLETLFQAGSISKPVTALAALHFAEAGKWSLDENINDRLRSWQVPENDFTKEQKVTLRRLLSHSAGTTVHGFPGYAVDAPIPTLVQVLDGATPANTGPVRVDLVPGTKTRYSGGGTSIVQLMMVDQLQKPFPQVMRETVLKPLGMTRSSYEQPLPPALAVKTATGTYASGKSVAGRWHVYPEMAAAGLWTTPSDLAKVALEVSSAKAGKSQRVLSQAMTKQMLTRQSERFGLGFQVEPGTDRFWHGGSDEGFQAAFMAFSDTGSGVVVMANSDNGFLLFDRLIASVAAEYAWPQFKPEPVSPSAQVDVLMRLKGVDTALAWYTAKHREGMKGLESGDLNQLGYRLLADGKGAESVRVFEANVKFFPTDANAYDSLGEAQLQLGQKEAAIASYKKSLALDAGNANAVKVLEKLGVPTGK from the coding sequence CCTCGCGGCGGAGGGGACGAAGAAGCCCGCCACGCAATGGTTGGCCAGCCCCGCGCAGGCGGCCCGCGCGGCGCGCGTGGAGGCGGGCCTGGCCCCGGTCGTCATCGAAGGCGAGAAACCCCAGAGCCTGACGCTCCCGCAGTGGATGGCGCTGTACCGGATCCCCGGGCTGAGCGTCGCCGTCTTCGACAAGCACGCCGTCGTCTGGGCCAGGACCTATGGCGTGAAGGAGGCGGGTGGCTTGGAGCCCGTCACCCTGGAGACGCTGTTCCAGGCGGGCTCCATCAGCAAGCCGGTGACGGCCCTGGCGGCGCTGCACTTCGCCGAGGCCGGCAAGTGGTCGCTCGACGAGAACATCAACGACAGGCTGCGCTCGTGGCAGGTCCCCGAGAACGACTTCACGAAGGAGCAGAAGGTCACGCTGCGCCGGCTGCTCAGCCACAGCGCGGGGACGACCGTGCATGGCTTCCCCGGGTACGCCGTCGACGCGCCCATCCCCACGCTGGTGCAGGTGCTGGACGGCGCGACGCCCGCGAACACCGGCCCGGTGCGCGTCGACCTCGTCCCCGGGACGAAGACGCGCTACAGCGGCGGTGGCACGTCCATCGTCCAGCTGATGATGGTGGATCAGCTCCAGAAGCCGTTCCCGCAGGTCATGCGGGAAACGGTGCTGAAGCCGCTCGGCATGACCCGCAGCTCCTACGAGCAGCCCCTGCCTCCGGCCCTCGCCGTCAAGACGGCGACCGGCACGTACGCCAGCGGGAAGAGCGTCGCGGGCCGCTGGCACGTGTACCCGGAGATGGCCGCGGCCGGACTGTGGACCACGCCGTCCGACCTCGCGAAGGTCGCCCTCGAGGTGTCCAGCGCGAAGGCGGGGAAGTCCCAGCGCGTGCTGTCGCAAGCGATGACGAAGCAGATGCTGACGCGGCAGTCGGAGCGGTTCGGGCTGGGCTTCCAGGTGGAGCCCGGCACCGACCGCTTCTGGCACGGAGGCTCGGACGAAGGCTTCCAGGCCGCGTTCATGGCCTTCAGTGACACGGGCAGCGGCGTGGTCGTCATGGCCAACTCCGACAACGGCTTCCTGCTCTTCGACCGCCTCATCGCCAGCGTGGCCGCCGAATACGCGTGGCCCCAGTTCAAGCCCGAGCCCGTGTCGCCGTCCGCCCAGGTGGATGTGCTCATGCGGCTCAAGGGCGTCGACACCGCGCTCGCCTGGTACACCGCGAAGCATCGCGAGGGCATGAAGGGCCTGGAGTCGGGGGACCTGAACCAGCTCGGCTACCGGCTGCTGGCGGATGGCAAGGGCGCGGAATCGGTGCGGGTGTTCGAAGCGAACGTGAAGTTCTTCCCGACGGATGCGAATGCCTACGACAGCCTGGGCGAGGCACAGCTCCAGTTGGGACAGAAGGAAGCGGCCATCGCGAGCTACAAGAAGTCACTCGCACTGGACGCGGGGAATGCCAACGCGGTGAAGGTCCTCGAGAAGCTCGGCGTGCCCACCGGGAAGTGA
- a CDS encoding DNA alkylation repair protein encodes MRATPAVIDELRSTLKSRSNPRLAEATRRYFPTDIRALGVGNAEVRRIADALVKQRGLSPEDCLAVTEDLLAQATHHEEVLLGFAMVRKAVRRAFDESLLDRFRSWLEHTVWNWAQCDDLCLTVMYPFFLARTPAITRIQHWTRSGSPWCRRAANVALVKFVSRQVRSSRYMLPREVILGNARQLLSDPEPYVQKSVGWLLKVATDHHREAVVGFIQDNLSRMQRDTLRYAIERLAPEQRKALLALKPQKP; translated from the coding sequence ATGCGCGCGACCCCTGCCGTCATCGACGAGCTTCGCAGCACCCTGAAGTCGCGGAGCAACCCGCGCCTCGCCGAGGCGACACGCCGCTACTTCCCCACGGACATCCGAGCCCTGGGGGTCGGCAACGCGGAGGTCCGGCGAATCGCGGATGCGCTCGTCAAGCAGCGGGGGCTGTCGCCCGAGGACTGCCTCGCGGTGACCGAGGACCTGCTCGCCCAGGCGACCCACCATGAAGAAGTGCTCCTGGGATTCGCCATGGTCCGCAAGGCGGTCAGGCGCGCGTTCGACGAATCACTCCTGGACCGCTTCCGGTCCTGGCTGGAGCACACCGTCTGGAACTGGGCCCAGTGCGACGACCTGTGTCTGACGGTGATGTACCCGTTCTTCCTTGCCCGGACGCCCGCCATCACCCGGATCCAGCACTGGACCCGCTCCGGCTCCCCCTGGTGCCGGAGGGCGGCGAACGTCGCGCTCGTGAAGTTCGTGAGCCGCCAGGTTCGCTCATCCCGGTACATGCTGCCCCGCGAGGTCATCCTCGGCAACGCACGCCAATTGCTATCGGACCCGGAGCCGTACGTGCAGAAGAGCGTGGGATGGCTGCTGAAGGTGGCGACGGACCACCACCGGGAGGCGGTGGTGGGCTTCATCCAGGACAACCTCTCCAGGATGCAGCGGGACACCCTGCGCTATGCCATTGAGCGGCTGGCGCCGGAGCAACGCAAGGCATTGCTGGCGCTGAAGCCCCAGAAGCCCTGA